The Urbifossiella limnaea nucleotide sequence CGCGGTTCATGGACGCCCTCGGCGGACGCTACGACCCCGGCCACACCGACTACGAAGTGGACGTGACCGCCGACGGCCAGGTGCTGAACATCGACCTGCCGACGAATCCCACGCCGGGCCGCAAGTAGCCCGCCACGGGTCGGAGGTCGTAGAATGCCCCAGCGGCGGCCGCCCGGCCGCCCCGGACGGAAAAGGGGCGGTCGTGGGACAGCAGGTTTTCCAGCACACCCTCGCCAACGGCCTCGTACTGCTCGCGGAGCGGATGGAACACGTCCGCTCGGCCGCCATCAACTTCCTCGTCCCGGCCGGCGCCGCCTACGACCCGCCCGGCCGACTCGGCCTCGCGTCGGTAGTCGCCGACCTGATGACCCGCGGTGCCGGCGACCGCGACAGCCGGCAACTCGCGCTCGCACTCGACAACCTCGGCGTGGACCGCGACGAGAGTGTCGGTGCCGTCAACATGCGCTTCTGGGGCTCGACGCTGGCCCGCAACGTTCCCGCGACCCTGGACATCTTCGCCGACGTACTCCGCCGCCCGCACCTGCCCGACGACGAACTCGAACCGGTGCAGGCGCTGGCGCTGCAGGACTTGCAGAGCCTCGAGGACGCGCCGCAGCAGAAGGTCATGGTCGAGCTGCGCCGCCGCTACTACCCGCGCCCGCTGAACCAGGACCGCCGCGGCGTCGCCGAGCACATCGAGGCGCTCACCATCGACGACGTGCGTGACCAGTACGCCCGCCTGTTCCGGCCGAACGGCTCGATCCTGTCCGTGGCCGGGAACGTGGAATGGGAGCCGCTGAAGGCCCAGGTGGAGCGGCTGTTCGGCGACTGGAAGCCGGGCGAGGACGCCACCCTACCACTGACCGCGAGCACGCCGCTGTCCGAGCACCTGCACAAGGACACCCAGCAGACGCAGATCGCACTGGCGTACCCGGCGGCGGCCATCGGCAGCCCGGACTATTACCCGGCGCGGGCCGCGGCGTCGGTGTTGAGCGGCGGCATGGCGTCGCGCCTGTTCACGGAAGTGCGCGAGAAGCGGGGCCTGTGCTACAGCGTGTCGGCGTGGCACGAGACGTTCAAGGACCGCGGCTCGATGCTGGCGTACGCCGGCACCCGCGCCGAGCGCGCCCAGGAGACGCTCGACGTGACCGTCGGCGAACTGCGGCGACTGAGCCTGGGCGTGACCGACGACGAGATCGACCGCGTCAGAGCGGGACTGAAGTCGTCGCTCATCATGCAGGAAGAGTCCACGTCCGCCCGCGCGGGCGCCATCGCCACCGACTGGTACTACCTCGGCCGGGTGCGGTCGTTCGACGAGGTGCAGGCGGCCATCGACGGGCTGACGCCGGCGGCCGTCGTCGGGTACCTGGGCCGCTACCCGGTCCGCGGGATGACGCTCGTGACGCTCGGCCCCGCCCCCTTGACCATGCCGGAGGACCGGTGAACGACCCGACCGAGCAGCGCGAACCGGCCACGTCCTTCAAGTGGGTCATCATCACCGGCCTGACGGTGTGGACCCTCGGGGCCGCGATGATCGTGTGGTCCCGCTTCTTCAGCAACTGAGGAGTCTGCGGCCGTGCCGTTCTTTACCCACACACTGCCGAACGGGTTGACCCTGATCGGCGAGCCGAGCCCCGCCGCCCGGTCGGCGGCCGTCGGCTTCTTCGTTCGCACCGGCAGCCGCGACGAGCGGCCGGACGAATCGGGCGTCAGTCACTTCCTCGAGCACATGATGTTCAAGGGCACGCCGCGGCGCACCGCCCTGGACGTGAACCTCGACTTCGACCGCATCGGGGCCAGCTACAACGCCTACACCAGTGAGGAGAACACCGTCTACTACGCGGCGGTGCTCCCCGAGTACCTGCCGCGGGCCGTGGACATTCTGGCCGACATCCTCCGCCCGAGCCTCCGCACCGACGACTTCGACACCGAAAAGCAGGTGATTCTCGAAGAGATCGGCATGTACGAGGACCAGCCGGCGTGGGCGGCGTCGGACCACGCGCGGAAGATTTTCTACGGCCCGCACCCGCTCGGGAACAGCGTGCTCGGGTCGAAGGAGAGCGTGACGGCGCTGACCCGCGACGGAATGCACGCCTACTTCGGCCGCCGCTACGCGCCGACCAACATCGTCGTCTCCGCCGCGGGGCACTTCGACTGGGACGAACTGGTGAAGTTGGTGACCGCGGCGTGCGGCGGGTGGGCGCGCGGCGAGGCCGGCCGCGGCCCGCGCAGCGAGTGGGCGGGGGAGGGCGGCCTCCACGTGCTGACGCGGGAGAAGGTGCAGCAGGAACACGTCATGTTCCAGGCCGGCGGTCCGCCGGCCGACAACCGCCTACGGTATGCCGCGGACACGCTCGCACTCGCACTCGGCGACGACTCGGGCAGCCGGCTGTACTGGGCGCTGGTGGACCCGGGCTACGCCGACTCGGCCGACAGCGCGTACTACGAGTACGACGGCGCCGGCTGCGCGTACACGGCGTTCAGCTGCGAGCCGGAGCGGGCCGCCGCGAACCTCGACATCGTGCGGGCGGTGCTGGCCGAGGTGCAGCGCGACGGCCTGACGGCGGACGAGCTTCACACCGCCAAGAGCAAGATCGCCAGCCGGGTGGTCCGCGGCAGCGAGCGGCCGATGGGGCGGATGCAGGCCATCGCCGCGGCGTGGAGCTACACCGGCGAGTACCGCGACGTGGACGCCGAGCTGGCCAACTTCGACGCCGTGTCGCTCGCCGACGTGCGGGCGTACCTGGACGCCTACCCGATCGACCGCAGCACCGTCATCGCCTTCGGCCCGCTGGACACGCTCGCCGGCGTGGCCGGGAAGCCCGTTTAGCTCACCGCACGGACGCCGACCCGATGCCCTACGACTCCGCCCGACTCC carries:
- a CDS encoding M16 family metallopeptidase, whose translation is MGQQVFQHTLANGLVLLAERMEHVRSAAINFLVPAGAAYDPPGRLGLASVVADLMTRGAGDRDSRQLALALDNLGVDRDESVGAVNMRFWGSTLARNVPATLDIFADVLRRPHLPDDELEPVQALALQDLQSLEDAPQQKVMVELRRRYYPRPLNQDRRGVAEHIEALTIDDVRDQYARLFRPNGSILSVAGNVEWEPLKAQVERLFGDWKPGEDATLPLTASTPLSEHLHKDTQQTQIALAYPAAAIGSPDYYPARAAASVLSGGMASRLFTEVREKRGLCYSVSAWHETFKDRGSMLAYAGTRAERAQETLDVTVGELRRLSLGVTDDEIDRVRAGLKSSLIMQEESTSARAGAIATDWYYLGRVRSFDEVQAAIDGLTPAAVVGYLGRYPVRGMTLVTLGPAPLTMPEDR
- a CDS encoding M16 family metallopeptidase, which encodes MPFFTHTLPNGLTLIGEPSPAARSAAVGFFVRTGSRDERPDESGVSHFLEHMMFKGTPRRTALDVNLDFDRIGASYNAYTSEENTVYYAAVLPEYLPRAVDILADILRPSLRTDDFDTEKQVILEEIGMYEDQPAWAASDHARKIFYGPHPLGNSVLGSKESVTALTRDGMHAYFGRRYAPTNIVVSAAGHFDWDELVKLVTAACGGWARGEAGRGPRSEWAGEGGLHVLTREKVQQEHVMFQAGGPPADNRLRYAADTLALALGDDSGSRLYWALVDPGYADSADSAYYEYDGAGCAYTAFSCEPERAAANLDIVRAVLAEVQRDGLTADELHTAKSKIASRVVRGSERPMGRMQAIAAAWSYTGEYRDVDAELANFDAVSLADVRAYLDAYPIDRSTVIAFGPLDTLAGVAGKPV